A genomic segment from Maniola jurtina chromosome 16, ilManJurt1.1, whole genome shotgun sequence encodes:
- the LOC123873021 gene encoding uncharacterized protein LOC123873021 isoform X4: protein MSDYDVQCTSLASDDESDISLSTSHGSHEASPYVLRESPVDSHESHSEILPELIIEVEKKFSHDVPKEVYEKLEKSMVKLYIKHILNIDDDTISVDSIMERYYEAEANCDDGINIERSVEEELERLDIQDTDDGNDDSENKTDEEENSNASPEKDAERDVTLTYDFPRSPGLSPIPEVTEYFSRSSSHESLKGRETASQSYSHVTEGIVEVSINGSTRDGASDSLEKTKDVSKESHEIATPEAMRRCPRSRLTDIIPIRRRIIYEDLLEFTPPSQAWALPHTSFENTSGREDTPVAPNEDEDAPISPCEDREVSPCFPITGRAKTTSYNLIEDRQDTDRGNDDAENRTGEKANSDALPETEDERDVTYRYTGRAKATSYNPIEDRQDTDGGNDDAENRTDAEENRNVLPVIEVERDVIYRFAKIPGLSPIPEVSEHFSQISSYEGQKGRKTALRTYLRMTEGDVEVSINGSTQAERRASDDLAKTTDASQESEVTATPEAMRRRRSSKQTEISSIKRTSDENLHELTSPSKALRMSLIESAQESVSFENTTSREDAPISPNDNEDIPISPCEDQAVSPCFPITGRAKAISFNPIEDRKDTDCENDDAENGTHEKEKTDALPETEVERDDIYRFARIPDIQDTDDGNDDSENKTDEEENSNASPEKDAERDVTLTYDFPRSPGLSPIPEVTEYFSRSSSHESLKGRETASQSYSHVTEGVVEVSINGSTRDGASDSLAKTKGLSPISEVSEHFSRMFSREGQKSRETAPRTYLRETEEDVEVSINDSTQAERRASDNLAKTTDASPESDKTATPEAMRRQRSSTLTEISPKRRTIQRTLVETSKESVSSENTTGREDVPISLYASKASSDAQTPEVVRRRRSFKVTDIIAVKKTKYDDLHHFTPPTPRDSRTIHAESIEEDTFEFLGRPVPPTRVSRPVNLENNQDDPFIFTADPDDPFSPYKSRRSVSHSPYKGRPVPPTRVSRPVNLENNQDDPFIFTADPDDPFSPYKSRRSVSHSPYKGRPVPPTRVSRPVNLENNQDDPFIFTTDPDDPFSPYKSRRSVSHSPYKGRPPTRVSRPVNLESNQDDPFIFTTDPDDPFSRYKSRRSVSHSPYKGRPPTRVSRPVNLESNQDDPFILTADPDRPFSPYKSRCSVSHSPYKGRSGVPVSRSEGRDVPSSSNVGGDISGRDVRREISRPTFTPIASTSSTSSPRENPLPELIIEVEKKHVNDESEEFYKDLERMMVKVYLKYILEDDDIDSDDSDVQKYNSLI from the exons ATGAGTGACTACGACGTGcaat GTACATCGCTGGCATCAGACGATGAAAGTGATATTTCTCTAAGTACTTCACATGGAAGTCATGAAGCGTCTCCATATGTGCTAAGAGAAAGTCCGGTTGACTCTCATGAGTCACACAGCGAAATTTTACCTGAATTGATCATAGAAGTAGAAAAGAAATTCTCACACGATGTACCAAAAGAAGtctacgaaaagttagagaaATCAATGGTTAAACTCTacataaaacatattttgaatATCGATGATGATACAATTTCTGTGGATTCAATAATGGAAAGATATTATGAAGCTGAGGCTAATTGTGATGATGGAATAAACATTGAAAGATCGGTTGAAGAAGAATTGGAAAGGCTAG ATATACAAGACACTGATGATGGAAATGATGATTCCGAAAACAAAACAGATGAAGAAGAAAATAGTAATGCTTCGCCTGAAAAAGATGCCGAGCGAGACGTTACTCTTACTTACGATTTTCCAAGAAGTCCAG GATTATCACCGATACCAGAAGTAACAGAATATTTTTCTCGAAGTTCTTCACATGAGAGTCTAAAGGGTCGAGAAACAGCTTCTCAAAGTTATTCACACGTGACTGAAGGAATTGTAGAAGTTAGCATTAATGGTTCTACTCGAGATGGAGCCTCGGATAGTCTTGAAAAAACTAAAG ATGTAAGCAAAGAGAGCCACGAAATAGCAACTCCCGAAGCGATGAGACGTTGTCCAAGATCGAGACTAACTGATATTATCCCTATAAGAAGGAGAATAATATATGAAGACTTGCTCGAATTTACTCCTCCTAGTCAAGCGTGGGCATTGCCACACACTTCTTTTGAAAATACATCGGGTCGAGAAGATACCCCAGTCGCTCCTAATGAAGATGAAGATGCCCCAATCTCTCCTTGTGAGGACCGAGAAGTTTCTCCGTGTTTCCCGATCACAGGGCGAGCTAAAACTACTTCATATAATCTAATTGAAG ATAGACAAGACACTGACCGTGGAAATGATGATGCTGAAAATAGAACAGGTGAAAAAGCAAATAGTGATGCTTTGCCTGAAACAGAAGACGAACGAGACGTTACATACCGTTACACAGGGCGAGCTAAAGCTACTTCATATAATCCAATTGAAG ATAGACAAGACACTGACGGTGGAAATGATGATGCTGAAAATAGAACAGATGCAGAAGAAAATAGAAATGTTTTGCCTGTAATAGAAGTCGAACGAGACGTTATTTACCGTTTTGCAAAAATCCCAG GATTATCACCGATACCAGAAGTTAGCGAACATTTTTCTCAAATTTCTTCATATGAGGGTCAAAAAGGTCGAAAAACAGCGCTTCGAACTTATTTACGCATGACTGAAGGAGATGTGGAAGTTAGCATTAACGGCTCTACTCAAGCCGAGAGACGAGCCTCGGATGATCTTGCAAAAACTACAG atgcAAGCCAAGAGAGCGAAGTTACAGCAACACCTGAAGCGATGAGACGTCGTCGAAGCTCAAAACAAACCGAAATTTCTTCTATAAAAAGAACTTCAGATGAAAACTTGCATGAATTAACTTCTCCTTCTAAAGCGTTGAGGATGTCACTCATAGAATCTGCTCAAGAATCTGtttcttttgaaaatacaaCGAGTCGAGAAGATGCCCCCATCTCACCGAATGATAACGAAGATATCCCAATCTCTCCCTGTGAGGATCAAGCAGTTTCTCCGTGTTTCCCCATCACAGGGCGAGCTAAAGCTATATCATTTAATCCAATTGAAG ATAGAAAAGATACTGATTGTGAAAATGATGATGCTGAAAATGGAACACATGAAAAAGAAAAGACTGATGCTTTGCCTGAAACAGAAGTCGAACGAGACGATATTTACCGTTTTGCAAGAATCCCAg ATATACAAGACACTGATGATGGAAATGATGATTCCGAAAACAAAACAGATGAAGAAGAAAATAGTAATGCTTCGCCTGAAAAAGATGCCGAGCGAGACGTTACTCTTACTTACGATTTTCCAAGAAGTCCAG gATTATCACCGATACCAGAAGTAACAGAATATTTTTCTCGAAGTTCTTCACATGAGAGTCTAAAGGGTCGAGAAACAGCTTCTCAAAGTTATTCACACGTGACTGAAGGAGTTGTAGAAGTTAGCATTAACGGTTCTACTCGAGATGGAGCCTCGGATAGTCTTGCAAAAACAAAAG GATTATCGCCGATATCAGAAGTAAGCGAACATTTTTCTCGAATGTTTTCACGTGAGGGTCAAAAAAGTCGAGAAACAGCGCCTCGAACTTATTTACGCGAGACTGAAGAAGATGTGGAAGTTAGCATTAACGACTCTACTCAAGCCGAGAGACGAGCCTCAGATAATCTTGCAAAAACTACAG ATGCAAGCCCAGAGAGCGACAAAACAGCAACTCCTGAAGCGATGAGACGTCAGCGAAGTTCAACACTTACCGAGATTTCTCCTAAAAGAAGGACTATACAAAGGACACTCGTAGAAACATCTAAAGAATCTGTTTCTTCTGAAAATACAACAGGTCGAGAAGATGTCCCAATCTCTCTTT atGCAAGCAAAGCAAGCTCTGACGCCCAAACTCCTGAAGTGGTAAGACGTCGACGGAGTTTTAAAGTGACGGACATTATCgcagtaaaaaaaactaaatatgacGACTTACACCACTTTACTCCTCCTACTCCTCGAGACTCGAGGACAATACACGCAGAAAGTATTGAAGAGgacacttttgaatttttaggCCGACCAGTTCCACCTACTCGAGTATCAAGGCCGGTAAACTTAGAAAACAATCAAGATGATCCTTTTATATTTACAGCGGATCCAGATGACCCTTTCTCTCCATATAAGAGTCGACGTAGTGTTTCACACTCACCATATAAAGGCCGACCAGTTCCACCTACTCGAGTATCAAGGCCGGTAAACTTAGAAAACAATCAAGATGATCCTTTTATATTTACAGCGGATCCAGATGACCCTTTCTCTCCATATAAGAGTCGACGTAGTGTTTCACACTCACCATATAAAGGCCGACCAGTTCCACCTACTCGAGTATCAAGGCCGGTAAACTTAGAAAACAATCAAGATGATCCTTTTATATTTACAACGGATCCAGATGACCCTTTCTCTCCATATAAGAGTCGACGTAGTGTTTCACACTCACCATATAAAGGCCGACCACCTACTCGAGTATCAAGGCCGGTAAACTTAGAAAGCAATCAAGATGATCCTTTTATATTTACAACGGATCCAGATGACCCTTTCTCTCGATATAAGAGTCGACGTAGTGTTTCACACTCACCATATAAAGGCCGACCACCTACTCGAGTATCAAGGCCGGTAAACTTAGAAAGCAATCAAGATGATCCTTTTATATTAACAGCGGATCCAGATCGCCCTTTCTCTCCATATAAGAGTCGATGTAGTGTTTCACACTCACCATATAAAGGTCGATCAGGTGTCCCAGTCTCTCGAAGTGAGGGTCGAGATGTTCCATCCTCTTCAAATGTGGGTGGAGATATCTCGGGACGGGACGTAAGACGGGAAATTTCTCGACCAACTTTTACTCCAATAGCCAGCACATCTTCGACATCTTCGCCAAGAGAGAATCCTTTGCCAGAATTGATAATAGAAGTAGAAAAAAAACATGTCAACGACGAATCAGAAGAATTTTATAAAGATTTAGAGAGAATGATGGTAAAAGTCTACCTAAAGTATATTTTGGAAGATGATGACATAGACTCTGATGATTCTGATGTGCAGAAATACAATTCCCTTATATAG
- the LOC123873021 gene encoding uncharacterized protein LOC123873021 isoform X2 produces MSDYDVQCTSLASDDESDISLSTSHGSHEASPYVLRESPVDSHESHSEILPELIIEVEKKFSHDVPKEVYEKLEKSMVKLYIKHILNIDDDTISVDSIMERYYEAEANCDDGINIERSVEEELERLDIQDTDDGNDDSENKTDEEENSNASPEKDAERDVTLTYDFPRSPGLSPIPEVTEYFSRSSSHESLKGRETASQSYSHVTEGIVEVSINGSTRDGASDSLEKTKDVSKESHEIATPEAMRRCPRSRLTDIIPIRRRIIYEDLLEFTPPSQAWALPHTSFENTSGREDTPVAPNEDEDAPISPCEDREVSPCFPITGRAKTTSYNLIEDRQDTDRGNDDAENRTGEKANSDALPETEDERDVTYRYTGRAKATSYNPIEDRQDTDGGNDDAENRTDAEENRNVLPVIEVERDVIYRFAKIPGLSPIPEVSEHFSQISSYEGQKGRKTALRTYLRMTEGDVEVSINGSTQAERRASDDLAKTTDASQESEVTATPEAMRRRRSSKQTEISSIKRTSDENLHELTSPSKALRMSLIESAQESVSFENTTSREDAPISPNDNEDIPISPCEDQAVSPCFPITGRAKAISFNPIEDRKDTDCENDDAENGTHEKEKTDALPETEVERDDIYRFARIPDIQDTDDGNDDSENKTDEEENSNASPEKDAERDVTLTYDFPRSPGLSPIPEVTEYFSRSSSHESLKGRETASQSYSHVTEGVVEVSINGSTRDGASDSLAKTKGLSPISEVSEHFSRMFSREGQKSRETAPRTYLRETEEDVEVSINDSTQAERRASDNLAKTTDASPESDKTATPEAMRRQRSSTLTEISPKRRTIQRTLVETSKESVSSENTTGREDVPISLCEDREVSPCFPVTGRAKSTPYLTENASKASSDAQTPEVVRRRRSFKVTDIIAVKKTKYDDLHHFTPPTPRDSRTIHAESIEEDTFEFLGRPVPPTRVSRPVNLENNQDDPFIFTADPDDPFSPYKSRRSVSHSPYKGRPVPPTRVSRPVNLENNQDDPFIFTADPDDPFSPYKSRRSVSHSPYKGRPVPPTRVSRPVNLENNQDDPFIFTTDPDDPFSPYKSRRSVSHSPYKGRPPTRVSRPVNLESNQDDPFIFTTDPDDPFSRYKSRRSVSHSPYKGRPPTRVSRPVNLESNQDDPFILTADPDRPFSPYKSRCSVSHSPYKGRSGVPVSRSEGRDVPSSSNVGGDISGRDVRREISRPTFTPIASTSSTSSPRENPLPELIIEVEKKHVNDESEEFYKDLERMMVKVYLKYILEDDDIDSDDSDVQKYNSLI; encoded by the exons ATGAGTGACTACGACGTGcaat GTACATCGCTGGCATCAGACGATGAAAGTGATATTTCTCTAAGTACTTCACATGGAAGTCATGAAGCGTCTCCATATGTGCTAAGAGAAAGTCCGGTTGACTCTCATGAGTCACACAGCGAAATTTTACCTGAATTGATCATAGAAGTAGAAAAGAAATTCTCACACGATGTACCAAAAGAAGtctacgaaaagttagagaaATCAATGGTTAAACTCTacataaaacatattttgaatATCGATGATGATACAATTTCTGTGGATTCAATAATGGAAAGATATTATGAAGCTGAGGCTAATTGTGATGATGGAATAAACATTGAAAGATCGGTTGAAGAAGAATTGGAAAGGCTAG ATATACAAGACACTGATGATGGAAATGATGATTCCGAAAACAAAACAGATGAAGAAGAAAATAGTAATGCTTCGCCTGAAAAAGATGCCGAGCGAGACGTTACTCTTACTTACGATTTTCCAAGAAGTCCAG GATTATCACCGATACCAGAAGTAACAGAATATTTTTCTCGAAGTTCTTCACATGAGAGTCTAAAGGGTCGAGAAACAGCTTCTCAAAGTTATTCACACGTGACTGAAGGAATTGTAGAAGTTAGCATTAATGGTTCTACTCGAGATGGAGCCTCGGATAGTCTTGAAAAAACTAAAG ATGTAAGCAAAGAGAGCCACGAAATAGCAACTCCCGAAGCGATGAGACGTTGTCCAAGATCGAGACTAACTGATATTATCCCTATAAGAAGGAGAATAATATATGAAGACTTGCTCGAATTTACTCCTCCTAGTCAAGCGTGGGCATTGCCACACACTTCTTTTGAAAATACATCGGGTCGAGAAGATACCCCAGTCGCTCCTAATGAAGATGAAGATGCCCCAATCTCTCCTTGTGAGGACCGAGAAGTTTCTCCGTGTTTCCCGATCACAGGGCGAGCTAAAACTACTTCATATAATCTAATTGAAG ATAGACAAGACACTGACCGTGGAAATGATGATGCTGAAAATAGAACAGGTGAAAAAGCAAATAGTGATGCTTTGCCTGAAACAGAAGACGAACGAGACGTTACATACCGTTACACAGGGCGAGCTAAAGCTACTTCATATAATCCAATTGAAG ATAGACAAGACACTGACGGTGGAAATGATGATGCTGAAAATAGAACAGATGCAGAAGAAAATAGAAATGTTTTGCCTGTAATAGAAGTCGAACGAGACGTTATTTACCGTTTTGCAAAAATCCCAG GATTATCACCGATACCAGAAGTTAGCGAACATTTTTCTCAAATTTCTTCATATGAGGGTCAAAAAGGTCGAAAAACAGCGCTTCGAACTTATTTACGCATGACTGAAGGAGATGTGGAAGTTAGCATTAACGGCTCTACTCAAGCCGAGAGACGAGCCTCGGATGATCTTGCAAAAACTACAG atgcAAGCCAAGAGAGCGAAGTTACAGCAACACCTGAAGCGATGAGACGTCGTCGAAGCTCAAAACAAACCGAAATTTCTTCTATAAAAAGAACTTCAGATGAAAACTTGCATGAATTAACTTCTCCTTCTAAAGCGTTGAGGATGTCACTCATAGAATCTGCTCAAGAATCTGtttcttttgaaaatacaaCGAGTCGAGAAGATGCCCCCATCTCACCGAATGATAACGAAGATATCCCAATCTCTCCCTGTGAGGATCAAGCAGTTTCTCCGTGTTTCCCCATCACAGGGCGAGCTAAAGCTATATCATTTAATCCAATTGAAG ATAGAAAAGATACTGATTGTGAAAATGATGATGCTGAAAATGGAACACATGAAAAAGAAAAGACTGATGCTTTGCCTGAAACAGAAGTCGAACGAGACGATATTTACCGTTTTGCAAGAATCCCAg ATATACAAGACACTGATGATGGAAATGATGATTCCGAAAACAAAACAGATGAAGAAGAAAATAGTAATGCTTCGCCTGAAAAAGATGCCGAGCGAGACGTTACTCTTACTTACGATTTTCCAAGAAGTCCAG gATTATCACCGATACCAGAAGTAACAGAATATTTTTCTCGAAGTTCTTCACATGAGAGTCTAAAGGGTCGAGAAACAGCTTCTCAAAGTTATTCACACGTGACTGAAGGAGTTGTAGAAGTTAGCATTAACGGTTCTACTCGAGATGGAGCCTCGGATAGTCTTGCAAAAACAAAAG GATTATCGCCGATATCAGAAGTAAGCGAACATTTTTCTCGAATGTTTTCACGTGAGGGTCAAAAAAGTCGAGAAACAGCGCCTCGAACTTATTTACGCGAGACTGAAGAAGATGTGGAAGTTAGCATTAACGACTCTACTCAAGCCGAGAGACGAGCCTCAGATAATCTTGCAAAAACTACAG ATGCAAGCCCAGAGAGCGACAAAACAGCAACTCCTGAAGCGATGAGACGTCAGCGAAGTTCAACACTTACCGAGATTTCTCCTAAAAGAAGGACTATACAAAGGACACTCGTAGAAACATCTAAAGAATCTGTTTCTTCTGAAAATACAACAGGTCGAGAAGATGTCCCAATCTCTCTTTGTGAGGATCGAGAAGTTTCTCCGTGTTTCCCAGTTACAGGGCGAGCTAAATCTACTCCATATCTAACTGAAA atGCAAGCAAAGCAAGCTCTGACGCCCAAACTCCTGAAGTGGTAAGACGTCGACGGAGTTTTAAAGTGACGGACATTATCgcagtaaaaaaaactaaatatgacGACTTACACCACTTTACTCCTCCTACTCCTCGAGACTCGAGGACAATACACGCAGAAAGTATTGAAGAGgacacttttgaatttttaggCCGACCAGTTCCACCTACTCGAGTATCAAGGCCGGTAAACTTAGAAAACAATCAAGATGATCCTTTTATATTTACAGCGGATCCAGATGACCCTTTCTCTCCATATAAGAGTCGACGTAGTGTTTCACACTCACCATATAAAGGCCGACCAGTTCCACCTACTCGAGTATCAAGGCCGGTAAACTTAGAAAACAATCAAGATGATCCTTTTATATTTACAGCGGATCCAGATGACCCTTTCTCTCCATATAAGAGTCGACGTAGTGTTTCACACTCACCATATAAAGGCCGACCAGTTCCACCTACTCGAGTATCAAGGCCGGTAAACTTAGAAAACAATCAAGATGATCCTTTTATATTTACAACGGATCCAGATGACCCTTTCTCTCCATATAAGAGTCGACGTAGTGTTTCACACTCACCATATAAAGGCCGACCACCTACTCGAGTATCAAGGCCGGTAAACTTAGAAAGCAATCAAGATGATCCTTTTATATTTACAACGGATCCAGATGACCCTTTCTCTCGATATAAGAGTCGACGTAGTGTTTCACACTCACCATATAAAGGCCGACCACCTACTCGAGTATCAAGGCCGGTAAACTTAGAAAGCAATCAAGATGATCCTTTTATATTAACAGCGGATCCAGATCGCCCTTTCTCTCCATATAAGAGTCGATGTAGTGTTTCACACTCACCATATAAAGGTCGATCAGGTGTCCCAGTCTCTCGAAGTGAGGGTCGAGATGTTCCATCCTCTTCAAATGTGGGTGGAGATATCTCGGGACGGGACGTAAGACGGGAAATTTCTCGACCAACTTTTACTCCAATAGCCAGCACATCTTCGACATCTTCGCCAAGAGAGAATCCTTTGCCAGAATTGATAATAGAAGTAGAAAAAAAACATGTCAACGACGAATCAGAAGAATTTTATAAAGATTTAGAGAGAATGATGGTAAAAGTCTACCTAAAGTATATTTTGGAAGATGATGACATAGACTCTGATGATTCTGATGTGCAGAAATACAATTCCCTTATATAG